A window from Rhinolophus sinicus isolate RSC01 linkage group LG01, ASM3656204v1, whole genome shotgun sequence encodes these proteins:
- the KCNE2 gene encoding potassium voltage-gated channel subfamily E member 2 — protein MPPLSNLTQTLEDAFKRIFVTYMDNWRRNTTAEQEALQAQVDAENFYYVILYLMVMIGMFSFIVVAILVSTVKSKRQEHSNDPYHQYIVEDWREKYKSQILNLEESRATIHENPGAAGFKMFP, from the coding sequence AATCTGACACAGACACTGGAAGATGCCTTCAAAAGGATTTTTGTGACTTACATGGACAACTGGCGCAGGAACACGACCGCGGAGCAAGAGGCCCTGCAGGCCCAAGTGGACGCCGAGAACTTCTACTACGTCATCTTGTACCTCATGGTGATGATCGGGATGTTCTCGTTCATCGTCGTGGCCATCTTGGTAAGCACCGTGAAATCCAAGAGGCAAGAACACTCCAACGACCCCTACCACCAATACATTGTGGAGGACTGGCGAGAGAAGTACAAGAGCCAAATTCTGAATCTGGAAGAATCCAGGGCCACCATCCATGAGAACCCTGGGGCAGCAGGGTTCAAAATGTTTCCTTGA